DNA from Rhodobacteraceae bacterium M382:
GACAGGTCGTATAGGTTCCATCGCCGAAATCCTCGACCAACGCCAACCCATGCACCGGATCGGCTCCGAACACCTTAGGGGCCGACAGCCCCAAAAGGTTCAGGTGATGGGACAGGCGCAGATAGGCTGCAAAGCCTGTTGGATCCCGACGTTCCTCCATCAACAGCACGCCTTCGCCCACCACCCTGAAATAGCGCCGGGGCGACGCGTCGGCCTCGAACCGTTCGAGCACACGCCCGCCCATCCCCTGCCGGGTCAGAAAGACCCGCGCCGGGGTCGGCAGGTCGATAGAGGACAGCGGAGCATTGGAGGATGTCGGACGGTTCATCGGATCATATAGACCTTTTTGACCGTTTCATGGACGGTACAGACACCCTTCCAATCCTGGGGGAAAAAGGCAGCCGTGTCTGGCGTGACTTCGATCACGTCGCCGGAGTCGTGGACGTAGGTACAGCGCCCTTCGAGAAAGTGGCAGAATTCGTCTCTGGTGACGTGGCATTCCCATTTGCCGGGCGTGCAGATCCAAAGACCACATTCGCTTTCACCGTTGGGACCTTTGTAAAGAACCTGACCCGAGGTGTGGCTTTGCCCTTCGATCATCGTGGGAATAATGCCCCAGTCTACCGTGTCGGTGATCTCCAGAGGCTTGCGCATTAGGGGGGCTTTCATGGTCATTGAGTCCTCTTCAGACGAGCATGTAGATATTGCGAAGGGTTTCGGTGATTTCAGCTGTGCCTTCCCAACCGGCGGGGAACAGCACGCAGGTGCCCGGCCCGGCCTCGATCACCTCGTCCGACCCATCGCGGCGATAGATCACATGGCCGGCGACGAAATGGCAGAATTCGTCGCGCGGCACGGAAATCCGCCAGGTGCCCGGCGTGCAGACCCAGACACCGGTCTCTGGTGAATTGTCCGGCCCCTTGTGCAACAAACGCCCGGTTGAATGGGATTGTCCGGCGATCATGTCCGGCTGCGGTCCCCAATCGACCAGAGCGTCATAGGTGGTGGCTCCATGGATATGGGGTGCCGAAGAGGACAGATTGGTCACGCGCTTTTCTCCGCCAATTGGACCAGCAGTTTGGCGGCCTTTTCCTGCCCGTTCTGCGATTGCATGTGTTGCGATGTCGATGTGAGTTTGGCGGCCATGCGCGTGTCACTCAGGCAGGCTTCGATCTTTTCGATCATCTCGGCGTCGGTCCAGTCATAGCGATCTGACCGGAACCCGTGACCGGTTTCCTGCACCCGCATGGCATTGTCGTGCCCATCCCAGACATAGGCCATGATGATCGCGGGCTTGCCGAAGTACAGGCATTCGGTGAACGAATTGTTGCCTCCGTGGTGGATCACCAAATCGACCTGTGGGATGACCGAGGGCTGCGGGAACCAGCTGTCGATGATCACATTATCGGGGATGTCGGAATAGTCGTCCTTGTAGTCCCCAACATTCACCAACGCACGGTAGCGACTGTTACCGATCAATGTGATCAGCCGTTTCAGAAGATCGGTGTCACCGGCACCAAGCGATCCGAAGGAGACGTAAAGCAGAGGGCCATCATTGTTCTTTTTGAACGTCGGCACCTCATAGGGGTCGTCCTGACGCACACACCCTTCGAGGTACTGGAACTGCGCCGGATCCAGCGGTACCGGGCGGTTATAACGCGCCTGTTCCGGGTACAGCAGCAGGTTCAGATACGGCGAGGCCTCAAAGAATTGGCCGACCGGATAGGCGTCTTCGTTGTTTGCGGCGAGAAACGCGTTGAAGTCGTCATGGATCGGCTTGATGACTTCGTGGAATTTGGCGCGAAAGGCGGCATGTCCTTCGGTATCGTTCTCGGACATACCGGACAGATGCGGTGGGATGGCGTCATCTTCGATTTCGTTTTCCGAACAGGAGATAATGCGAACCCAGGGCACACCGTGTTGTTTGATGGCCGGGAACAGGATCACATTGTCCACGGAAATAACGTCAGGTTTGATTTCGGCCAATATGCCGGGCAAATCCTTTTGCGCCCATTTTGCGCTGTCTACGATCGCCTCCCAGCATTCCTTGACATAATTGTCGATCTGATCGATCGGGGCCTTGCGGAAATTGGGGATGTGACCGTTGATGAAGTCCTCCCAGAATTTGGCCATTTGTTCAGCGGGCATGGGTTCGGACAGGTTCACCGGGTGGGCCTCGAAGCCATATCCCTTGTAAACATCGACAAAACCGGGATCGGACAGGAACACGGCCTTGTGGCCTTTGCGTTCGACCGCCTGCGCGATTCCAACTGAATTCAGGGCTGGACCAAAGGCTGCCTCGGGGAAGAAGGCAAAGGTTTTCTGTTCCATGAATTTCTCCTCTGTTGTGTGCTCCGGCTGTTGCGGCCGGTTGGGTCGGGGCCGTGCTCAGACGGCAAAAACGCGGGTATCCTTGGCCGTCCAACTGACAGTGATCTGTTCGCCGATGGTCAGCGGCTGGCCTTCGGCGGCATCTGCGGTCAGGCGCACCATGACCGGATCCGGGGATAGGGCGGTGTTCAGATGTACCTGCAGATCCAGCCCGTGATAGGCCACGGCACTGACACGGCCGGTCAGGGTATTGTCGCCATC
Protein-coding regions in this window:
- a CDS encoding cupin domain-containing protein, producing the protein MIAGQSHSTGRLLHKGPDNSPETGVWVCTPGTWRISVPRDEFCHFVAGHVIYRRDGSDEVIEAGPGTCVLFPAGWEGTAEITETLRNIYMLV
- a CDS encoding glycosyltransferase — encoded protein: MEQKTFAFFPEAAFGPALNSVGIAQAVERKGHKAVFLSDPGFVDVYKGYGFEAHPVNLSEPMPAEQMAKFWEDFINGHIPNFRKAPIDQIDNYVKECWEAIVDSAKWAQKDLPGILAEIKPDVISVDNVILFPAIKQHGVPWVRIISCSENEIEDDAIPPHLSGMSENDTEGHAAFRAKFHEVIKPIHDDFNAFLAANNEDAYPVGQFFEASPYLNLLLYPEQARYNRPVPLDPAQFQYLEGCVRQDDPYEVPTFKKNNDGPLLYVSFGSLGAGDTDLLKRLITLIGNSRYRALVNVGDYKDDYSDIPDNVIIDSWFPQPSVIPQVDLVIHHGGNNSFTECLYFGKPAIIMAYVWDGHDNAMRVQETGHGFRSDRYDWTDAEMIEKIEACLSDTRMAAKLTSTSQHMQSQNGQEKAAKLLVQLAEKSA
- a CDS encoding cupin domain-containing protein, with the protein product MKAPLMRKPLEITDTVDWGIIPTMIEGQSHTSGQVLYKGPNGESECGLWICTPGKWECHVTRDEFCHFLEGRCTYVHDSGDVIEVTPDTAAFFPQDWKGVCTVHETVKKVYMIR